The Spirochaetota bacterium DNA window CGGCCACCGTATTTTTCAATGCTCACCCCATGTCCCAAATACGAAACATTGTTGGGGTCATTAACACTTTTGAATGTGGGGTCAAGTGCCCCTGTAACATCAGCAGAAATTGCAAGGGCATTTTCAAGTAGCTCATCCCACGTTGTGGTAATACCAGTTTTCCGTATATACTCTCGCATAAAGTTGATAAACACAAAGCTTTCTGCACCAGTATCGCCCATTGACCCAATCTCTTCTCGATCAGCTAAATACAGTATAACAGTCTCCTTACAATCAGCTGAGTCAATCAATGCCCTCAGTGCGGTATATGCGCACGCTCTATCATCCTGACCATATGCTGCAATAAGCCCGCGATCAATACCTATATCCACTGGTGCAAAAGCTGGAACTAGCTCAATATCAGCGGCAACAAAATCTTCTTCTATCAGTCCATACGTAGAGTGAAGGTATTTTAGTACATTAAATTTTATCTTTTCTTTAATATCCTTATCATCTACAGGCATATGAGCAAAGACAATATTGAGGTCTTCGCCTTCTATGATGGTTTCCCCGGTTTTTTTCATCTGGTCTTTGGCCAAATGTGGCAACAAATCAGGGATTATAAAACGCGGCTCATCGGGATTTTCGCCTATGTGTATTTCTACTGTCTTTCCTTCTTTGGTGAATGCCACACCATGGATTGCAAGCGGTATATTGACCCACTGATATTT harbors:
- a CDS encoding aminopeptidase, with the translated sequence MAEEKKSPNQELQEKISIKKESAWIQLKDKVDSIYSFGEEYKSFIGKNKTERLCIRTAIEMLEKAHCSSSNTKDALKPGDAVYKNIKGKSLVACKVGSDPMNVRIIGAHVDSPRLDLKPYPLYEDAEVALLKSHYYGGIKKYQWVNIPLAIHGVAFTKEGKTVEIHIGENPDEPRFIIPDLLPHLAKDQMKKTGETIIEGEDLNIVFAHMPVDDKDIKEKIKFNVLKYLHSTYGLIEEDFVAADIELVPAFAPVDIGIDRGLIAAYGQDDRACAYTALRALIDSADCKETVILYLADREEIGSMGDTGAESFVFINFMREYIRKTGITTTWDELLENALAISADVTGALDPTFKSVNDPNNVSYLGHGVSIEKYGGRGGKYSTSEAHAEYMHYLRSLADRHGIPWQTGEQGKIDIGGGGTIAMFMSRYGMDCVDAGPCMLGMHSPFEVTSKVDIYCTYLLYKAFFEDAR